A segment of the Chitinophagaceae bacterium genome:
CACCTTCACCCGTAAGCATCACTACTCGTTTCAATTTAAACGGATGTACGATATCACTTCCAAAATCACCGCCATTATCAACAAAACCTGTAGCAACAGGATATGCTTTTACATTGGCTGCATTACATGCATCAGCAACATATTTCCATAAATCATTTCCTGCTGCTTTGTTACTTGTTTTCATTACAATAACTGCACCGGCTGCAAACTTTTGTCCGCTCACTTCAAATGGAACTTCACTGTAACGTAAGGTTACTCCTTTCTGTAATAAAAGACCGGCAGCTTTTGCGCTCTGCACTCCTTCCCATTTAATGACATAGGCATACGCATCAGCAACTGTGTTTATAACCGGAGCCAGTTTTTGATAAGCCCCGCCTGCATTGATCCTTTCTTTTGATGCAAAAGCAGTTAAACCATAAGCATAAGGCAGACTCCATGCAGTAATATCATAAGTTGCAGAATCGCTGAGTTTGGAACGTGGTTCAAATAACACCTGCGCCATTGCTGAGCGTGGCTGAAAAGCACTGATCACAATATCACCGTTTGCAACAGTAAAGCTTTCTTCTTTTCCTGTTGAATAACTGAAACCTTTTCCTGCACCTGTACCGGTTCCGTATTCAATACCATTCTTATCAAGTAATTGAATCAGTGAATTGATACGCTGTGCATCAGCAGGATTGTTTTTTATAACATAGGTTTTGTATTCACCAAAGCCACCTGCAACTCCTTTATTAAAAAACTTCCTGAATTCACTTACTAACTTACCTGCATTGGCTGACGCAATTTCAATGGTACTCATACCTGTGGTGAAATGATGAATGGCCCTGTCGTATAAAGTCAGCGTATCGCCTTCTTCCGTCATGGCTGCTGCACCACCTGCCGGTCCGCCACCCTGCTCATAGGTCATACCAATTGCACCGTTATAGATTGGATAAGTATCACCATAGGAAGGATAGAACAGATCAAAGCGGAGTTTGGTAAAGTATAACCATCCGTTTGCATCAAAATATTTTGCATGATTTTTTCCAATGGTCGTTTGAAAATCTCTTTGCCATTGTGTAATCACTTCATGAAATGGTTCGGCAGCTGGGGCAAAATAATAAGGTTCATTAATTCCCTGCTCATGATAATCTACATGTATCTGCGGCATCCATTGATTGTATAATTTCAAACGCTGCTGACTTTCAACCTGTGTTTGCCAGGCCCAGTCACGGTTGAGATCAAAGTTGTAATGATTGGTTCTTCCACCCGGCCATGGGTCACGGTGTTCTCTTGTATCCATTCTTGGATTGGCTGTTGTGCCAACAACTGTATTGAACCAGTTTACGTAACGGTCACGTCCATCCGGGTTAATACAGGGATCAATTACTACCAGTGTATTCTTCAGCCACTCTTTTGTTTTTGTATTTGCAGGGTCAACTAATGCCCACACAGTCATCATCGATGCTTCGCTGGAGGATGTTTCATTTCCGTGCACATTATAACTTAACCATACGATGGCCGGTGCAGTTTCATTAGCAGCCATTTTATCCTTTGACAGGTTTGCCAAACGCAGGTTGTTCATGCGGATGCCTTCCAGGTTATTGATATTGTCTTCAGTTGAAACAAAAGCAACCAACAGAGGACGGCCTTCATTGGTTTGTCCGTACTGCTGCAGCTTTACATTCTTTGCTGAGTTAGCGGCCACATGCTGAAAATAACTCACCACTTTCCAGTGCGGAGTATAACGGCTGCCAACTTTATAACCAAGGAATTGCTCAGGGCTTTGCAATTGAGCGTAAGAACTGAACGCAAGACAAATTGCAATAGAAAGGGAAAGAATTTTACTCATAGTTTGATTTGAGGGGGCGAAAATACTACTTCGCTTTTTATTTGGGAAAAACAGGCAGTCGCTTACATTGAAAAATCACCTTCCAAATAATAGTCATTTCCTGCGCTTCGCAGTACACAGTAAAAAAAGCGGCCAACATTGCATCAGCCGCTTATCATACAGTTGGTTTAAAACCGGAACTAAGTTAAGCGGAGTTTCAATATTAAAAATTAATTTCGGAAAAAAATCTTCATGAGGTTACTGTCTGCATTTCTCTTCCTGCTGGCTGCTGTTCAGCTTTCGGCCCAGATCAATCCATACAAATACAACATTCAGAAAAAGGTGGAATGTGCAAATGGAGCCGTGGTTAGTGCTCACCCCCTTGCCAGCAAAGTTGGGGTTAACATTATGAAAAAAGGCGGAAATGCATTTGATGCTGCCATTGCTACCCAGTTAACATTGGCCGTAGTATATCCGGGTGCAGGGAATATTGGTGGTGGAGGTTTTATGGTTGCATTTACAGAGAAAGGAAAAACCCTTGCACTTGATTACAGGGAAAAAGCACCTGGTGCTGCAAGCAGGGATATGTACCTCGATGCTAACGGCAATGCACAGACCAATCTCAGTCAGTCAGGGCATTTGGCAAGTGGCGTACCGGGAACTGTAGCCGGATTATTTTCCACACATCAATATGCAAAGCTTCCTTTTAAAGTATTGATTCAACCAGCGATTGATCTGGCTGAAAAAGGTTTTGCCATAACAGAATCGGAAGCAAGAAGTTTGAATGCGGCGATGGGAACTTTTGTGCAGTTCAATACAAAGCCAAATGCTTTCGTTAAATATGGAGGATGGAAAGCAGGTGATACATTGATTCAGAAAGACCTTGCCAATACACTTAAACGCATCCGTGATTTTGGGCAGAAAGGTTTTTACGAAGGTGAAACAGCAAAACTGATTGTTGCAGAAATGAAAAGAGGCGGCGGATTAATTACACTGGCCGATCTGAAAAATTACAAAACAGCTGTACGTGAAGCAATGCAGTCAAACTATAAAGGTTATACCATTATCGGAATGCCATTGGTAAGCAGCGGCGGCATTTTAATTCAGCAGATGATGGGAATGATTGAAACAAGAAATGTTGCACAGTATGGTTTTCTTTCCTGGCAGGCAGTACAGTTGATGGTTGAAATTGAGCGCAGGGCTTTTGCCGACCGTGCAGAGTTTTTAGGTGACAGAGACTTTGTAAAAGTGCCGGTAAAAAAATTAACATCTCCCGAATACTTAAAAGAACGAATGGCTGATTATGATATGAATAAAGCCGGCAGTAGCAAAATAACCAATCATGGAAACATTAATCCGGAGAGTGAAGAAACAACACATTTCAGTGTGTATGATAAATGGGGAAATGCAGTTTCCATCACCACAACTTTAAATGGAGGTTATGGATGCCGCACCGTTGTTGGTGGTGCAGGTTTCTTATTGAACAATGAAATGGATGATTTCAGTATTAAGCCCGGTGTACCCAATATGTATGGTGCTTTGGGAACGGAAGCCAATGCCATTGCTCCCAATAAACGGATGCTGAGTTCTATGACGCCAACTATTGTATTGAAAGATGGAAAACCTTATCTGGTAATTGGAACTCCTGGTGGCACAACTATTCCGACACAGGTGTATCAAATGCTGGTGAACGTGCTGGAATTTAACATGAGCACAGAAGATGCTGTTTGGAAACCAAAGTTTCATCATCAATGGTTTCCGGATGTTATTGCTGTTGAAAAAGATTTCCCGATGGATGTTCGGGCAAAGCTGAAAGCAATGGGTTATGAAATTGTGGAGCGTGGAAGCATTGGCCGCTTTGAAGCCATTAAAATTATTAACGGTCCTTCGGCTACGCTCAGGATTGAAGCTATCAGTGATAAACGTGGTGATGATCATGCAGAAGGATATTGACCAACCTTGATACCTTAGGTCTGACGCCCTCGTCTGACCGGATATAAAAAAAGATAATCATGTCATTAGCAAAAACATTTCTTGATTCCTATCTTAAACGCAGCAGTTATTACAAAGAACTGGGCGATAAAACATTTGAACAGTTAACTGATACTGACTTTCATGTTCAGCCAAATGCAGAAAGCAACAGCATCGCCATCATCATTCAGCATCTTGCAGGAAATATGTTGAGCCGATTCACCAATTTCGTAACAGAAGATGGTGAAAAAGAATGGCGGAACAGGGATACTGAATTTGAAGAACAGCAATTATCAAAAGAACAGTTGCTGAACAAATGGAATGAAGGATGGGATTGTTTTTTATCGCCGTTAAAAACCTAAACAGAAGATGATCTGCAAAAAACAATCACTATCCGCAGTGAGCCTTTATCTGTGATTGATGCACTCAACAGGCAGCTGGCACATTATCCATATCATGTGGGACAGATCGTTTATATTGGGCGTATGATCAAAGCTGGTGAGTGGAAATCATTATCAATACCCAAAGGAAAATCAGATGAGTTTAATTCTCAGATGAAACACAAATAATTGTTTTTACATTTTTCATGAGTACACTTTCTCAATTACCCGGCCGCACTGCAATCATCAACAACGAAGAGTATTTATTTTTTTCGGGTTACTCTTATCTTGGTTTGGGATTGAATAAAGAGTTTACTTCATTGGTAAAAGAAGGGATTGATAAATATGGTGTAGTGTATCCATCTTCAAGAATCTCCAATACACCATTAGATTTATATACTGCGTTTGAAGAAAAGCTGGCACAGCATACAAAGTCAGAAGCTGCCGCCTGTTTCTCTTCCGGTTTTTTATCGGCAAGAACTGCAACTGAAGTAGTGAGTAAACAAATGCAGGTTTATTGTCTGCATCATACACATCCTGCTTCTTCTGCACATCCTTCCATCAAACAAATTCCTGCAACACAAAGCTGGACTGATTTTTTACACGAACGTCAACAGCAAAAGGAGTTCACTTTTGGATTAGCCGCCGACAGTATCAACCCCACTCCTGGCCACATCAATGATTTTAGTTTTTTAAATGATACTCCTTCTCATTTCAGCATTACACTGGTTATTGATGATTCGCATGGCATTGGCTGGATGGGCGAAAGCGGAGAAGGTATTTTTTCCAGGTTAAGGCTGCCTCACAATATTGAACTTCTGCTCAACTTTTCTTTATCCAAGGCTTACCACATGAACGGTGGTGCTGTCTGCGGCTCACAGAAATGGATAAACGAAGTAAGGCAGCATATCAACTATTCAACCAGTACACCTATGATGCCTTCATTGGCTCATGCGTGGATACATGGCGACAAACTGTTTGCTCAGCAAAGAACAGCTTTAAAGCAAAATATACTGTATTTGCAAAACCTCACAGTAAACGATACATTTGTGGCCAATGAAGGAACACCCATCTTTATTGCAGATAAAAAAGGAATAGCTCCTTACCTGCTGCAAAACAAAGTGATCATTTCTTCATTTGGCTATCCACATCCTGAAAGCGATCCTGTAAACAGGATTGTGCTGAATGCCCTTCATACAAAATCCGACCTTGATAAACTTACCCGGTTAACCGGCAGTAACTAAAACAAAACTGATGAAAAAAATATTCTCCCTGTTTATTGCAGGTACCCTCTTTATGTCAGCCGGGTTCGCCCAGGATCTCGGAAAAATTTATTATGGAGTAAAAGGTGGTTACAATTATGTACGCACCACTTATTCAGCAGCAAAAACCAATGCAGTTCACGGAGGTTATATTGGTTTTATGATGAAAGTTCCATTCGACAACCGTTTACATTTCACTCCGCAAATCGACATCAATTACCGTGGAATGAAGTGTGATACCTTACCCAAAAAAAGTATTGAGTAAAGTATCTGAGATTCAGCTTCGTGTCATGCCTTTGCTCCAGATTGATTTCAAACGTCCTGAAGAAAATAAAAGCACCATGTTTGTGCAGTTTGGTCCGTCGCTGGGTTTTGGACTAAAAGGCAATCAAACCAAACAGGATGCAGCAGGTGTTCCTACTGATGGCAAACTGAAATATGGTTTTACAGAATATGGCCAGTTTGATGCCAACTGGCATGTAGGTTTGGGCTATGAAGCTGTTGGAGGCTTTCGTTTACTGGTTGATTATGCCTATGGTCTCAGTAATATGATCAATACGGATGATGGACCAAAATTAAAATACCATACAATCAGCGCAGGTATTGGTTATTGGTTTGGAAAGAACAAAGCTAAATAAGCTAAGTATTCTCATCAGCTCAACGCAACCTTGTTTATGATTCAATACAACCCAAAAGACTGGTTCTTCTTTATTTTTCGGTTACACAAGGCCGATACGATCAGGAAACTTGCCCCCATGTTGCTGTCAATAGCAATATTTTCAGGGTTGATTGCTTTTTTGGAAGTAAACATTCTTCACTTATCAGTTAATAATCACCTGAAGAATATTCCCCAAATGCATGGGTTATTGGGTTTTGTTATATCCATGCTGCTGGTTTTCAGAACCAATACCGCCTACGATCGTTGGTGGGAAGGCCGCAAATTATGGGGCGCATTGGTCAATAACAGCCGAAATCTGGCAATTAAATTATCGGTGATACTAACAGAAAAAGACGACCGTACTTATTTCCGCAGAATCATTCCTTTGTATGCATCTGTCCTGCGTAATCATTTGCAGGATGAAAGAACAAGAACCGCTTTGTTTAATGAAGATGATCTTGGCCATATGCTCGCTTCCATAGATTCAAACAAACATATTCCCAACCAGGTGGCAACTCATTTATTTCAAAAAGTTCATCAGTTACATAAGGAAGGGAAGATAAGTGGTGACGAATTAATTGTGCTGAATGCCGAACTGCAATCATTTACTGATATCTGCGGAGCCTGTGAAAGGATCAAGAATACCCCCATCCCCTTTTCCTACAGTGTGTTCCTGAAAAAATTCATTTTCTTTTATGTAATGACCCTCCCGTTCGGTTATGTATTCAGCATGGGCTATTATGTTATACCAGTTGTAACATTCATCTTCTATGTACTGGCCAGTCTTGAATTAATTGCAGAGGAAATTGAAGACCCCTTTGGAGTTGATGCCAATGATCTGCCCATGGATAAGATCAGCAGCAATATTACAAACCATGTGGCTGAAATTCTTCACTAACGGCAATTAACGCCCTTTTTCAGGAGGGGGTCAGGATATTTTCTTAAAAATTTAAGTTTTTTAAAACAGGGTATTGAATTTGCCATAAGGGTTCGATTGGTTACTTTTACAGAACTATATTTTGGCCAGGAAAATCATAAAAATACTAACCCGCTCTCTTCTCACCTTACTCATTCTCCTAATTGCAGTATGGTTCCTGATACAATTTACCCCGGTTCAAAACTGGCTGGTAAAGCAGGCTTCCTATAAACTTTCCAAAGCGCTTCATACAGAAGTAACAGTGAAACATGTAGATTTTTCACTGTTCAATAAAATGCTGCTGGAAGGACTACTGGTAAAAGACCGTACCAAAGATTCAATGTTCTATATCGGCAGCGCAGGTGTAAGAATCAACGACTGGTTTTTCCTGAAAGAAAAAATTGAGCTGAACTATGTTTCACTTGAGCAGACAACTATTTACCTGCACCGTACCGACAGTGTTTGGAACTACCAGTTCCTGGTTGACTATTTTTCTTCCCCTTCCGGTACAAAAGACACAACAAAAAAACCGATTGAACTTGTTCTGAAAAAAATTGATCTTAAACAGATTCATCTGATTCAAAAAGATGAATGGCGGGGTGAAACAATGGAGGGACGAGTTGGTTCGCTCACAGTAGATATCAACAAATTTAATCTGCCGGAGAAAAGAATTGATGTAAATACACTTGATATTTTATCACCTCATTTTTACATTTTCAACTACAAAGGCAACAGGCCACCTAAGACTTCAAAAACTGATAATGATTATCACCAGGGTGATGTTGCTGAACACTGGAATAAAGAGGGATGGAAGATTACGGCAAAAAATGTAACCATCGAAAACGGTGAATTCAGAAACGAACAGAAAACTGAACGGGAAGTTTATACTTATTTTGATCCTGCGCATTTGCAATTCAAAAAAATTAAAGGCAGTTTTACCAATTTCAGTTTTGCAGGGGATACCATGCAGGCAATGATCAAAGTATCAGCACAGGAACGCAGCGGTTTTGAAGTAAAACAACTGAATGCGGATATGCTCTGGCATCCACTGGGAATGGAATTTAAACAACTCGATGTAAGAACAGGCAAAAGCAGGCTGAAGGATTACTTTGCTTTACGCTATACCCATTTTACACATGATATGGGCCAGTTCATTACACATGTGGTTATGGATGGTAATTTTGAAGACAGTGAAATACACAGCGATGACATTGCTTTTTTTGCACCACAGTTGAAAGACTGGAAAGACAGAATAACAATATCAGGTAAAGTAAGAGGAACAGTGAATCACCTGAAAGGGAAGCAAGGTGATTGTTACTACATTAAAACAATCTGTTTTTGATGGAGACTTTACCATTGATGGTTTACCCGACATCAATACAACGTTTCTTGATTTAAGAGCTAACCGTTTAGAAACAAGCTATGCAGATGCGGCAACAATTTATCCTGAAATAAAAAAAATAACAGATGTTGCTCTTTCTAAAATTAACTACCTCAAGTTCAAAGGATCGTTTACAGGATATTTTAAAGACTTTGTTACATACGGAACCATTCAAACAAACTTAGGAACTCTTGTAACAGATATTAATCTCAAGCTTCCTGACAGAAGTGATCCCATCTATTCAGGTAAAATAAAAACGGATGGTTTTGCATTGGGAACCTTTATTAAAGATTCCATCTTTGGCAACATTGTTATGGATGGGACATTGAAAGGACGGGGTTTTAATCCTAAAACACTTTTTGCTGAAGTAGATGGCAAGATAAAATCAATTGACATTAATGGTTATACATATCAGAATATTGATGCAAAAGGAATTTATGAAAAAAGAAATTTCGATGGTTCTTTAGTGGTAAACGACCCTAACCTCAAAGTAAATCTTACCGGCCTTGTGAATTTAAATAAAGACACGCCTGTATATAAAGTGACGGGTGATATTTATGAAATTAATTTCAAACCGCTTGGTCTTACAGATACGAACCTTACCTTAAAGACTTATGTTGATCTTAATTTCAAAGGAAAAACAATTGATGACTTTTTAGGAACCGCCAATCTTGAAAACGCATTACTTACAATTGATGGCCAACCCTTGTCTTTTGATTTTCTTAAACTCTCCTCTGTTATTGTTGATGGAAAAAAAGAATTGATTATACAAAGCAATGAAATTGATGCGGCTCTGCGTGGTAATTTCAAACTAATGGAACTGCCATCAACGGCTTTATCATTCCTGCACAATTATTTCCCGGCCTACATTCCTCTGCCAAAAAGAACAATACAGGAACAGGATTTTACTTTTGATATTGTAACAAAAAAGATTGCGCCATTTATTAACCTGTGGAAAATTCCTGTTGAAGGCTTCGATTACAGTACGATTAATGGCCGCATCAATACAATTGATAACAAATTCAACCTGCAGACAAACGTTCCCCTGTTTGTATATAAAGACAAATTCACAGATATTACATTCAACAACGTACAGATTACCGCTGTTGGTGATTATAAGAAACTTGATCTGCAGGGCACACTTGATGAAATACAATTGAACGACAGTATCAGTTTCCCGAAAACAACCTTCCGGGTTTCTGCAGCTAATGATACAGGTTTTGTAAGCGTCAATACCAGTGCTTCACAAACATTGAAAAATGCAAACCTTAACGCACATATCAGTACAACAAAAGAAGGAGTTGGAATTGTTTTTCAACCTTCCACTTTAGTGCTGAATGATAAAATATGGACAATTGAAGACAAGAGCGACCTCTTCATCGGAGATAAATCCATTCATTCGGATGGGATGAAACTAACATCAGGCACCGAAGAAATTCTCGCCTACACGCAGCCCTCTGCAACAGGCACTACAGACGATTTTATTGTGGATCTGAAACATGTGCGTATTGATGAAATTATTCCTTACTTTTTAAAAGACCCACGGCTTGAAGGAGTGGTAACAGGCAGGGTTGATATCATGAACCCTTCCGGAAAGATGCAGGTTGATGGAGATCTGAAAGTAGAAGAATTCAGGTTTAATAATGATTCAATAGGTGTTGTTACAATCAAAGGAAACTACAACAGTGAAACAGGCGATATTAATACAGAAATTTTATCTGATAATCCGTTGAATGATTTTCTGAGCACCGGAAAAATTAATATAAAAGATCCAAAGAACCCTGTAATAGACCAGGTAGCTGAAGTAAAAACAGTGCAGCTGAGTTTACTGGAAAAATATCTTTCAATCATCACCACCGATATGAAGGGATCGGGAAGCGGAGAAATCAGGATTAAAGGAAATGCAACCAAACCCGACCTGATTGGTAAAGTGAAGCTGAGCAATGCTTCCTTTGTTCTCGATTATACCAAATGCCGTTATTCCCTAAAGGAGGGAACAGAAATTAATTTCCGTGAGGGGATGA
Coding sequences within it:
- a CDS encoding zinc carboxypeptidase, with the translated sequence MSKILSLSIAICLAFSSYAQLQSPEQFLGYKVGSRYTPHWKVVSYFQHVAANSAKNVKLQQYGQTNEGRPLLVAFVSTEDNINNLEGIRMNNLRLANLSKDKMAANETAPAIVWLSYNVHGNETSSSEASMMTVWALVDPANTKTKEWLKNTLVVIDPCINPDGRDRYVNWFNTVVGTTANPRMDTREHRDPWPGGRTNHYNFDLNRDWAWQTQVESQQRLKLYNQWMPQIHVDYHEQGINEPYYFAPAAEPFHEVITQWQRDFQTTIGKNHAKYFDANGWLYFTKLRFDLFYPSYGDTYPIYNGAIGMTYEQGGGPAGGAAAMTEEGDTLTLYDRAIHHFTTGMSTIEIASANAGKLVSEFRKFFNKGVAGGFGEYKTYVIKNNPADAQRINSLIQLLDKNGIEYGTGTGAGKGFSYSTGKEESFTVANGDIVISAFQPRSAMAQVLFEPRSKLSDSATYDITAWSLPYAYGLTAFASKERINAGGAYQKLAPVINTVADAYAYVIKWEGVQSAKAAGLLLQKGVTLRYSEVPFEVSGQKFAAGAVIVMKTSNKAAGNDLWKYVADACNAANVKAYPVATGFVDNGGDFGSDIVHPFKLKRVVMLTGEGVGGNAAGEIWHFFDQQLQYPISLVNVTDIGRINWQQTDVIIMPDGNYRFLNDKASADQLKDWVNKGGKLIAFESAVTSLAKLEWGLKSRKADEEKSKDPYDPIKTFEDRERDYIKTITPGSIYKVDLDNSHPLAFGYPNYYYTLKMDDNIFDFFTPGSGWNVGVIKKEGQMAGFVGSKLKDRLKDGLLFGVQDMGRGSVVYLTDDLMFRSFWENGKLMLCNAVFF
- the ggt gene encoding gamma-glutamyltransferase, which encodes MRLLSAFLFLLAAVQLSAQINPYKYNIQKKVECANGAVVSAHPLASKVGVNIMKKGGNAFDAAIATQLTLAVVYPGAGNIGGGGFMVAFTEKGKTLALDYREKAPGAASRDMYLDANGNAQTNLSQSGHLASGVPGTVAGLFSTHQYAKLPFKVLIQPAIDLAEKGFAITESEARSLNAAMGTFVQFNTKPNAFVKYGGWKAGDTLIQKDLANTLKRIRDFGQKGFYEGETAKLIVAEMKRGGGLITLADLKNYKTAVREAMQSNYKGYTIIGMPLVSSGGILIQQMMGMIETRNVAQYGFLSWQAVQLMVEIERRAFADRAEFLGDRDFVKVPVKKLTSPEYLKERMADYDMNKAGSSKITNHGNINPESEETTHFSVYDKWGNAVSITTTLNGGYGCRTVVGGAGFLLNNEMDDFSIKPGVPNMYGALGTEANAIAPNKRMLSSMTPTIVLKDGKPYLVIGTPGGTTIPTQVYQMLVNVLEFNMSTEDAVWKPKFHHQWFPDVIAVEKDFPMDVRAKLKAMGYEIVERGSIGRFEAIKIINGPSATLRIEAISDKRGDDHAEGY
- a CDS encoding pyridoxal phosphate-dependent aminotransferase family protein encodes the protein MSTLSQLPGRTAIINNEEYLFFSGYSYLGLGLNKEFTSLVKEGIDKYGVVYPSSRISNTPLDLYTAFEEKLAQHTKSEAAACFSSGFLSARTATEVVSKQMQVYCLHHTHPASSAHPSIKQIPATQSWTDFLHERQQQKEFTFGLAADSINPTPGHINDFSFLNDTPSHFSITLVIDDSHGIGWMGESGEGIFSRLRLPHNIELLLNFSLSKAYHMNGGAVCGSQKWINEVRQHINYSTSTPMMPSLAHAWIHGDKLFAQQRTALKQNILYLQNLTVNDTFVANEGTPIFIADKKGIAPYLLQNKVIISSFGYPHPESDPVNRIVLNALHTKSDLDKLTRLTGSN
- a CDS encoding outer membrane beta-barrel protein — its product is MSKVSEIQLRVMPLLQIDFKRPEENKSTMFVQFGPSLGFGLKGNQTKQDAAGVPTDGKLKYGFTEYGQFDANWHVGLGYEAVGGFRLLVDYAYGLSNMINTDDGPKLKYHTISAGIGYWFGKNKAK
- a CDS encoding bestrophin family protein; its protein translation is MIQYNPKDWFFFIFRLHKADTIRKLAPMLLSIAIFSGLIAFLEVNILHLSVNNHLKNIPQMHGLLGFVISMLLVFRTNTAYDRWWEGRKLWGALVNNSRNLAIKLSVILTEKDDRTYFRRIIPLYASVLRNHLQDERTRTALFNEDDLGHMLASIDSNKHIPNQVATHLFQKVHQLHKEGKISGDELIVLNAELQSFTDICGACERIKNTPIPFSYSVFLKKFIFFYVMTLPFGYVFSMGYYVIPVVTFIFYVLASLELIAEEIEDPFGVDANDLPMDKISSNITNHVAEILH
- a CDS encoding translocation/assembly module TamB domain-containing protein; translation: MIVTTLKQSVFDGDFTIDGLPDINTTFLDLRANRLETSYADAATIYPEIKKITDVALSKINYLKFKGSFTGYFKDFVTYGTIQTNLGTLVTDINLKLPDRSDPIYSGKIKTDGFALGTFIKDSIFGNIVMDGTLKGRGFNPKTLFAEVDGKIKSIDINGYTYQNIDAKGIYEKRNFDGSLVVNDPNLKVNLTGLVNLNKDTPVYKVTGDIYEINFKPLGLTDTNLTLKTYVDLNFKGKTIDDFLGTANLENALLTIDGQPLSFDFLKLSSVIVDGKKELIIQSNEIDAALRGNFKLMELPSTALSFLHNYFPAYIPLPKRTIQEQDFTFDIVTKKIAPFINLWKIPVEGFDYSTINGRINTIDNKFNLQTNVPLFVYKDKFTDITFNNVQITAVGDYKKLDLQGTLDEIQLNDSISFPKTTFRVSAANDTGFVSVNTSASQTLKNANLNAHISTTKEGVGIVFQPSTLVLNDKIWTIEDKSDLFIGDKSIHSDGMKLTSGTEEILAYTQPSATGTTDDFIVDLKHVRIDEIIPYFLKDPRLEGVVTGRVDIMNPSGKMQVDGDLKVEEFRFNNDSIGVVTIKGNYNSETGDINTEILSDNPLNDFLSTGKINIKDPKNPVIDQVAEVKTVQLSLLEKYLSIITTDMKGSGSGEIRIKGNATKPDLIGKVKLSNASFVLDYTKCRYSLKEGTEINFREGMIDFGAIILTDTLKRTATFSGKLYHQFFKDMSFDMDFKANDTRKGFLVLNTTKKDNSLFYGYVVANASGSVSGPSDNIILKLRGEPTDSSRVFLPTSDSRVTGTADFIVFRKYGTEMQVESKVKESSSLLVDLDIIANPLAKIDLILDEVTNDVIQGQGNGFLNIRVGTYEKTTMTGRFDITKGKYTFNWQRLIKKPFEIDREVLNGMATL